TTCCTGCCACGTCTTTTCCAGCGTGACGACTTCGCCACGCACCGGCGCGGCCTCGAACATGAACTTTTGCAACTGGTCTGTCACGACTGACTTTCCTCGACTACGATAAATGGATAACGGCGCGGCGTCGGGCTTGCCTGATGGTCCGGATCAGCCGATGCGCACCAGGTTTTCCTTGAACAGCTGGCGCCGCTCGATGTAACTGCGCGCGTTTTTGTGCAGAGCTTGGATCTCGTCATCGTCGAGCTGACGCACCACGCGCGCCGGTGCTCCGAGGATCAGCGAATTGTCCGCAAACGTTTTGCCCTCGGTGACCACCGCGCCAGCGCCCACCAGGCAGTGGCGGCCAATCACCGCGCCGTTCATCACCACGGCCTGAATGCCGATCAACGTGTTGTCATGGACCGTGCATCCGTGCAACATCGCCTGGTGCCCAATCGATACGTTCGTGCCGATGGTCAGCGCAAAGCCCGGATCCGTATGCATTACCACGCCGTCCTGCACGTTGCTGCCGGCGCCGATCGTCAACGGTTCGTTGTCGCCACGCAGCACCGCCGAAAACCATACGCTGGTGTTTTCGGCGAGCACGACCTGGCCAATCACCGTTGCGCTGTCGGCGACGAATGCAGATTCATGGATCGTCGGCGCGTCCTCGCCGAGCTTGTAGATCGCCACACTGCCTCCTTGTCGAAGTCCGGCCCCGCCGGCCAGACAATCCGTGACGCGCGAGCGCGCCGGTAAAATGCATGCTACGGGACATTGCCCAAAGCGATATTGTACCGGCGCGTCAGCGGCGGCGTCCGGGCTGTGCGTGGCCCGTTACCGCGGTTGCCATCTGAGCGCCGCCAGCATGAGGAAACATCAATATGGTCGAGTCGCTCATTCAGCCATGCTTGCGCCAGCGTGCACTGGAGACGCTCCTGCTCACCGATCCGCGCCGCAAGGTCGATGCAGTGACTGCGCTCGGCGCGCATTGGCGCTCGGGCGGGGTTGTCATCGATGCGAATCGCACGCTCGGCGAGCCGCCGGGCGTACCGGGCCGCCCGGCGCGTCCGCAGCGCGTCGCGCCCGAGCGCCTAGAGCGGCGCAGCATGCATACGGAGCAAGGACGAGCGGCGCTGCTGCACGCGCTGGCGCATATCGAATTCAACGCGATCAATCTCGCACTTGATGCGGTCTGGCGATTTCCGGCGTTGCCCGAGGCGTTCTATCGCGACTGGTTGACCGTGGCCGAAGAGGAAGCGTATCACTTTACGCTGTTGTCTGATCATCTGGGCACGCTCGGGTATGTGTACGGGGACTTTCCGGCGCACGACGGACTGTGGGAGATGGCCGAGCGCACGCGTGCGGACGTGCTCGCGCGTATCGCGCTGGTGCCGCGCACGCTGGAGGCACGCGGACTCGATGCGTCGCCGCCGATTCGCCGCAAGCTCGAGCAGGCTGGCGACCTTGCCGCCGCGCGCATCCTCGACATCATTCTGCGAGACGAGATTGGGCATGTGCGGATCGGCAACCATTGGTTCCGCTGGTTGTGCGAGCGCGCCGGCATCGCGCCGCTGTCCACCTACGCCCGGCTTGCGCGCGAGTATCGCGCGCCGCGGCTGAAGGGCCCATTCAATGTCGATGCACGTCGCGCGGCGGGCTTTGACGACGCGGAGCTTGCCGCGCTGAACCATCCCGACGCGCTTTTGTGACATGAGCCGAGCCGACGCGTGACGGAGCGGGACAGCATGACGCCACGTGAGTCAGTATCATGATGCGCCGCAGTGTAGGCGTCGCTATAATCGAACGACCATTCTTTTTCGAGGCGGTCAGATGAATGCTTCAACCTCCGAGTTCTTCACAGTGCGCGGCGTGAATCTGCATGTGCGTTGCTGGGGCCCGGATGATGCGCCGGTGTTGTTCATGCTGCACGGCTGGATGGACGTATCGGCATCGTTCCAGTTTGTCGTCGACGCGCTAAGCGGGAACTGGCGCGTGATTGCACCCGACGCACGGGGATTCGGATTGTCGGACTGGCCCGTGCAGCAGCACGGCGGCGGACATTATGGGTTCCATGACTACCTGGCGGATCTTGACGCGTTGCTGGATTGGTACGCTTCTGAAAGGCCGGTGAACCTGGTCGGCCATAGCATGGGGGCGAATCTGGCTTGCCTGTACGCCGGCGTGCGGCCGCACCGGGTGCGTCGCGTCGTGGACCTGGAGGGGTTCGGCCTGCCGGCGTCCAATCCCGCCCATGCTGGCGCGCGTATCGAGCACTGGCTCGATGAATTGCGTCAGCCGCCCACACTGAAGACCTATGCGTCATTGGCTGAGGTGGCGGCACGGCTGACCAAGACTAACCCGCGCCTGGCGCCGTCGCGTGCCGCATTCCTGGCGATACACTGGTCGCGCCAGCGCACGGATGGGCGCTTCGAGTTGCTGGCGGATCCCGCGCACAAGCTGCGGGGGCCGCTGCCGTACCGCCTCGACGAGGTGATGGCGGTGTGGGCGCGCGTGAGCGCGAAGGTGTTGCATGTCGAGGCTGTCGATTCGCCGACATTGCACGCGTTGGCCGGCGATGTGCCGATCTCGGTGTTCAAGGCGCGGTTCCGGGCATTCACGCATTGGCAGCAGAAGACGATCGCGGACGCGGGGCATATGCTGCATCATGACCAGCCGGAGCGGGTGGCGGCGTTGATCGACGCGTTTTGCGCCTGATCCGTCACGGCGCTGCACCATGGCGCGCGGTGGCACGGACCGCTGCGCCGCGCTTGCAGTAGAATGGTCGGACCTGCCGTGAACAACCATGAATGCTGATCTACATTGCCACTCGACCCTTTCTGACGGACGCCTGTCGCCCGCCGACGTTGCGCGCCGCGCGGCTGACGGCGGCGTGCAGTTGTGGGCGCTGACTGACCACGACGAGGTGCGCGGCATCGCGCAGGCGCGCGCGGCCGCCGCGGCGCTGCAAATGCGCTATGTGACGGGTGTCGAGATTTCGGTGACGTGGGCGTCGCGTACTATCCACGTGGTGGGGCTGGGCATCGATGAAGGCAACCGCGCGCTGGTCGATGGGCTGGCGGTGACGCGCAGTGGCCGGCAGGCAAGGGCGGTCGAGATCGGCCGGCGGCTCGCTGAGGTCGGCATCGATCACGCGTACGAAGGCGCGCTGCGCTATGTATCGAATCCGGACTTGATCTCGCGCACACACTTTGCGCGCTTTCTCGTCGACGCGGGCTATGCGGTGTCCACCGCCGACGTATTCACCCGTTACCTTGCTGAGAGCAAGCCGGGGTATGTGCCACATCGCTGGGCCACGCTCGAGGATGCAATGGGATGGATTCTCGGGGCGGGCGGCGTGGCAGTGCTCGCGCATCCGGGGCGCTACCAGTACACGCCGTTAGAATTTGACACATTGCTCTCGACGTTCAAGCAACTCGGTGGCGAGGCGATCGAGGTGGTGACCGGCAGCCATACGCCGGACCAGTACCGCGAATATGCGCAAGTGGCACGGCGCTTCGGCTTGCAGGCCTCGCGCGGTTCCGATTTCCATGCGCCTAGCGACGGCGCAACCGAGCTCGGCACTCTGCCGCCCTTGCCGTCGGACCTGACGCCGGTGTGGACCCGCTGGCTCTAACCGATCAATGTCCCAATACTTCCGCATCCACCCGGACAACCCGCAACCAAGGCTGATCAAACAGGCCGCGCAGATCATCGACGGCGGCGGCGTTGTCGCGCTGCCGACCGATTCGAGCTATGCGCTTGCCTGCCATCTCGACGACAAGGCTGCCGTCGAGCAGTTGCGACGCATCCGCGGTCTTGACGAGCGCCGGCATTTGTCGCTGATGGTACGCGACCTGTCCGAATTGGCGACGTTCGCGATGGTAGACAACCGGCAGTATCGTCTGATCAAGTCCGTCACGCCGGGCCCCTATGTGTTCATCTTGCAGGCGACCAAAGAAGTGCCGCGGCGCCTGTCACATCCGTCGCGTAAGACCATCGGGCTGCGCATGCCGGATCACGCGATCACACTGGCGCTGCTCGAGGCGCTTGGGCAGCCGGTGATCGCGTCAACGTTGACCTTGCCCGGCGACGATGAGCCGCAGAACGAACCCGAAGCGATCCGCGCGCGGCTGGAAAAACAACTCGATCTCGTGATCGACGGGGGGGCGTGCGCGGCCGAGCCGTCGACCGTAATCGACTTGAGCGGGGATGAGCCAATGCTCGTGCGGGTTGGCTGCGGCCCGTTGGAGCCTTTCGGGCTTGTCCGGTGAGCCCTGGCCGGTACGGCGTGCGGCACCTCGCGTGCGCGCAGCTGGCTATCGGCGCCTTGTTACAATAGCGCGATGGACTCTCTCGTACAGACAATCTTGGTCAGCGCGTTGCCGCTGCTCTTCGCGATCACGTTGCATGAAGCGGCGCATGGTATTGTTGCCCGCCGCTTCGGTGACAATACCGCGTACCTCATGGGGCGTATCTCACTCAATCCGATGCGTCACATCGATCCGATGGGTACGATCTTGATCCCGCTGATGATGTTGTTTGCGACCAGCGGTGCGTTCATCTTCGGCTATGCGAAACCGGTGCCAGTCGATTTTGGTCGCTTGCGTAATCCTCGCTGGGATAGCCTTTGGGTCGCGCTCGCGGGTCCCGCATGCAACCTGCTGCAAGCGCTCGCGTGGGCCTGTATTGCGATCGGACTGCGCGGCTTCGGCGTCGAGGAGCCGTTTTTTGTGCGCATGGCGTCAGCCGGCGTCGCGGTGAACCTGGTGCTATGCGCGCTGAACCTGTTTCCGCTGTTGCCGCTCGATGGGGGCCGTGTGCTCGCCGCGCTGTTGCCGGTGCGCGCCGCGTACCGCTTCGCGAAGATCGAGCCTTACGGCTTTTTCATCGTGATGGCGCTGGTGATGACGCGTGTACTCGATACATTGTGGCTGCGTCCGCTGGTGAACGTGGGCTACGATGTTGTGTTCGGCCTATTGCGTCCGATCGTTTCTTTGTTCAGCCACGTCTGAGCGGGCATTGGCCAGACTCCAACGATTTCCTCACATTCGACCTCTCGATACCATGTTCCCCGACCGTATCTTCTCCGGCATGCGCCCGACCGGCTCACTGCACCTTGGCCATTACCACGGTGTGCTGAAGAACTGGATCAAGCTGCAATCCGAGTATCCGTGCTTTTTCTGCGTGGTCGACCTGCATGCACTGACGACGCACTATGAAACACCGGATGTGATCGAGAACAATGTGTGGGAAGTGCTAATCGACTGGCTTGCGTCCGGCATTGACCCGGCGCAGGCCACGCTGTTCATTCAGAGCCGCGTGCAGGAGCACGCGGAGTTGTCACTGCTGCTGGGCATGAGCACGCCGCTTGGCTGGCTCGAGCGAGTGCCCACCTACAAAGAGCAGATCGAGAAGCTGCGCGACAAGGATTTGGGCACGTACGGTTTTCTCGGCTATCCGGTGCTGATGGCCGCGGATATCCTGCTGTACCGCGCGTCGCTGGTGCCGGTGGGCGAGGACCAGGTGCCGCACGTGGAAATGACGCGTGAGATCGCACGCCGCTTCAACTACCTATATGGGCGCGAACCGGGCTTTGAGGACAAGGCCAACGAGGCAGCGCGCAAACTCGGCGGCAAGCGCTCCAAGCTGTACCATGAGTTGCGCAATGCTTATCAGCAGGAGGGCGACGAAGAGGCGCTGGAGCAGGCGCGCGCGCTGCTGCAGGAGTCGCAAAGCCTGTCGATGAGTGACCGTGAGCGGCTGTTTGGCTATCTTGAAGGCTCGCGCAAGATCATTCTGGTTGAGCCACAGGTACTGCTGACCGAGGCATCGCGGATGCCGGGGCTCGATGGACAGAAGATGTCCAAGTCGTACGGCAATACGATCGGGCTGCGGGAAGACAAGGTGTCGATCGAGAAAAAGGTCCGCACGATGCCGACCGACCCGGCGCGCGTGCGCCGCAGCGATCCGGGCGATCCGGACAAATGCCCGGTATGGCAGTTGCACCAGGTCTATACGGATCAACCGACGCACGAATGGGTGCAGCGCGGTTGCCGCAGCGCCGGGATCGGCTGCTTAGAGTGTAAGCAGCCGGTGATCGAGGGCATTCTGCGCGAGCAGCAGCCGATGCTCGAGCGGGCACAGAAGTATATGGACGATCCGTCACTGCTGCGCGCGATCGTCGCGGACGGCTGCGACAAGGCGCGCAAATTGGCTCATGAGACGATGCGCGACGTGCGCGAGGCAATGGGGCTGTCGTACAGTTGATGGCGATCTGCGCTGCCTCCGAGTGGATCCGCCGATGGGCCCATCTGGTGCCGCGTGATGGCACTGTGCTCGACGTGGCGTGCGGCAGTGGCCGGCATGTGCGCTGGTTTGCCCAGCGCGGCCATCCGGTCGTCGCGCTGGATCGCGATGCGCAGGCGTTGGCCGCGCTGGCCGAATTGCCGACAGTGCGCATCGTGCATGCCGACCTGGAGCCGAATGAGGATAGCGCGGCATGGCCCTTCGAGGCGCACCAGCGCTTCGCGGCTGTCGTCGTCACGCAGTACCTGCACCGCCCGCTGTTCGATAATTTGACCGAGGCGCTGGCGCCGGGTGGCGTGCTGCTGTACGAGACGTTCGCGCAGGGCCACGAAACGCTGGGGCGGCCCTCGAACCCGCGCTTCCTATTACGCTCGGGCGAGCTGCTGGAAGTGGCGCGGCACGCCGCGTTGCGCGTCGTTGCGTTTGAGGACGGCTTTGTTGCCGGGCCCAAGCCCGCGTTCGTGCAGCGGCTGTGCGCCGCTCGAGAAAGCGGCAGTGACGTGCGTGACCGCGAAACGGGGTCCTATGACGGGCCAACGAGATACGATTTGCCCGGTCAATCCGCTACAATCCCAGTTTAACGATTGATTTTTCAGACAGTTTCATGAGCCAAGCAATGCAAGCCACACCCATTGGCGGCAGCATCCCGGCGATTGTCACGCCGATGCTGGAGGACGGGGCGCTGGATCTTCCGGCGCTGCGCGCGCTGATCGACTGGCATATCGAAGAGGGCAGCGATGCGCTGGTTGTGGTCGGCACAAGCGGCGAGTCGGCGACGGTATCGGTCGAGGAGCATGTGTTGCTGGTCAAGACGGCGGTCGAGCATGCGGCGCGCCGCATCCCGATTATCGCCGGCGCGGGCGGCAACTCGACTGCCGAAGCGATCGAGTTGACCCGGGCGGCCAAGGAGGTCGGCGCCGACGCGTCGCTACAGGTTGTGCCGTACTACAACAAGCCGACGCAGGAAGGGATGTACCGGCATTTCAGGTCGATCGCTGAGGCGGTAGACCTGCCGGTGATCTTGTACAATGTGCCAGGCCGTACCGTCGCCGATATGAGCAACGAGACGATCCTGCGGCTCGCTCAAGTGCCGGGCATTGCGGGTGTGAAGGATGCGACCGGCAATATCGATCGTGCGGCGCATTTGATCAACGCAGCACCGGCCGATTTCTCGATTTTCAGCGGTGACGATCCGACCGCGATCGCATTGATGCTGCTGGGCGGACACGGCAATATTTCGGTGACGGCCAACGTGGCGCCGCGCGCGATGAGTGAGCTATGCCGCGCCGCGATCGCCGGTGATGCAAAGACCGCGCGGGCCATCCATCTGAAGCTGTTGTCTTTACACAAGCACCTGTTTGCTGAGTCAAACCCGATCCCGGTCAAGTGGGCATTGCAGCAGATGGGCAAAATCCGCGGCGGCATTCGCCTGCCGCTGACACCGCTGGCCGATCAACATCATGAAACGGTACGCGCCGCGCTGCGCGACGCGGGGTTGACCGATTAAGCGTGCCCTGCCGGGACGACGGCACGGCCGGACCAGCAGGTTTCATTCGCATCACGAAGGATTTCATGGAACGTTTTGATTTCTCCGCGCGCGGGTTGCGCGTGACGGTATGGGCGGTCGCTGTGTTGTCGCTGGCAGGTTGTGACACGCTCAATGACGCGCTTGCTCCGGATCGCGTCGACTACCAGAACGCGACTTCCGCGCCGCGGCTCGAGGTGCCGGCGGATTTGAAGGCTGCGCCGCTGGACCAGCGTTATGTTGCTCCGTCCACGACTGCGGGTCTGGGCGGGCAGCCGATGCGGGCCACGACGCCGGCCGGCAATACGACCGAGGGCGTGCCCACCGCGCAGGATCCCTATGGGATGCACGTGGAGCAGGACGGCACACGCCGCTGGTTGGTAGTCAACGGGCGCACGCCGGACGAGTTGTGGCCTCAGCTCAAGGCGTTCTGGAAGCAGAGCGGCTTCGTGTTGAAGACGGATTCGCCGGCAACGGGAATCATCGAGACAGACTGGGCCGAAAACCGCGCAAAGATCCCAGGCGACTGGTTCCGCAACTCGGTGGGCAAACTGTTGGACTTCGTGTACTCGTCGGGCACACGCGATCGTTTCCGTATGCTGGTCGAGCGCAATGCGAACAGCAACGCTACTGTGATCACAATATCGCACACCGCTAGGGAGGAAGTGCTAACCGGACGGGACCAGACGTCGTCGCGCTGGGTCGAGCGGCCGCGTGATCCGAAGCTGGAGGCGGCGATCTATGCGCAACTGATGCAGAAGTTTGGGCTGACCGACAAGCAAGCCCAGCAGTTGATTGACGGCGCGCGGTACACCGGCCCGAAGGTGGAGGTGGCGATTGGCAGCGCAGGCGCATCGACGATCGACTTGGCCGAGTCGTTCGACCGTGCGTGGTGGCGCGTCGGCCTGGCGCTCGATCGCACGAACTTTGCCGTCGATAACCGCGATCGTGAGCGCGGCCTCTATTACGTCCGTTTCAATGATCCTGTGCAGGAGATTAAGCGGGAGGGACTGCTTGGCAAGCTGATCTATGGCGGCAAACCGAATGCCATCGGCAAGGTGTACCGGGTTAACGTGCGCCCGAAGGGCGACGGCGCCACGCAGGTCGTGGTGATTGACTCGAGCGGCCAGCTCGATACGTCCAGCGATGCGCAGCGGCTGCTGGCGGCCTTGCATCAGCAGCTCAATTGAGCCCGTCCGGATTGCAACCTACTGATCGTGTGATACTGTGCGTTTTGCGAGCTTAGGCAGCGGTAGCGACGGCAATTCGTTGCTCGTCGAGGCGCAAGACGGCACCACGACGACTCGCGTGCTGCTCGATTGCGGGTTTTCCGCGCGCGAACTCGAGCGGCGGCTCGCCCGCTTAGACGTCACGCTTGATGCGTTGCACGCGATCGTCATCACGCACGAGCACGCCGACCACATCGGCAGTGCGCTGACCGTTGCCCGGCGGGCGTCGATTCCGCTCTACATGAGCTGGGGCACGGCGCTGGCGGTCGGCGCAGACGATGCGCGGGGTGTCGAATGGCGAGTGTTGTGGGCCGGGGAGACGGTTGGCATCGGCGACCTGGAATGGCTGCCGTATACTGTGCCGCATGACGCGCGCGAGCCGCTGCAGTTCGTGTTCGGCGATGGTCAGCACCGCGTTGGCGTGCTCACTGACGTGGGCACGTCAACGCCGCATATTATCCAGACGCTGGATGGCTGCGACGGCTTGGTACTGGAATGTAACCACGACGTGCGCATGCTCGCGCAAAGCCGCTATCCACCCTCGCTGAAAGCCCGAGTCGGCGGCACGCACGGACACTTGAACAATGACGAGGCGGCGGCGATCCTGGCGGCAATCGACCGCTCGAAGCTACGCTGCATTGTCGCGGCCCACCTGTCACAGCAGAACAATCTACCCGAGCTGGCGCGCGATGCACTGGCCGCGGTCCTTGGTGCGTCCTCGGCTGAGGTGATTGTCGCGACACAAGATGACGGATTCGGCTGGCAAGCGCTTTGAGTGCGGCGCGTGTGCCGCTGTTGTGTGGCGACGCGGCGTTAAGACAAAAAAAACCGGCCCGCAGGCCGGTTTTTTTCGCTGACGGCAATTACTGGCTTGCGCCCGAAGCCGCGGCAGCAGCCGAAGCCGCGTCGATCGCAGCAGCCGCAGCGCCCGAAGCAGCGTCGACGGCCGCAGCCGCAGCGCCCGAAGCGGCAGCGGCCGCGTCCGAAGCAGCCGAAGCAGCAGCCGGAGCCGATGCGGCAGCAGCGTCGCTCGCAGCAGCCGGGCCTGCGCTTTCGTCCTTCTTGCCGCAAGCCGCCAGAGCCATCACTGCCAACAGAGATGCTACGAGGAGGGATTTCTTCATGATCACGTCCTTTTATGGTTACAGGTAAGCAACAGCGCGAATAATACCGGTATTGTGTGCTTCAACACCCACCTATGGCCGCTGGTGGGTCGCATGCTTGTCGCATCCCTCTCACCTACGGCTTGGGCAGGAATTATAGGCACTTTCATATCGACCGTCGATAAATCTAGGGCCGGTTCGTTGTCTTTTCCAGACAAAATCTCACATCGCGGAATACCGAAGGTCAGCCGCCTATGGCTCGCCAATCCGTATCCAGCCCGCACGATACCATTCGTACAACAGCTGTGTCATGGACGAATGGTGAGAGAGTGTTACAAATTTTTTCCCCGGAAGAGCTCGCTGATCGGCTAACGTGGTAATGGTTCGGCGCAAGCTTCGTATCAGCGTTGCTGATTCCCCGTTCAAGTAATAGCGCGTATCGTCGTACAGCAAAATCGTTTTCGGATCGAGCTCGATGCCGTTTTCGATGATGCGCGAAACAAACGCATGACGCGACAGTGCGCGCACAGGTGGATCAAAAAAAACACTCGACTTCGGGTCACTCAGGTAGCTGCCGACAAATTCCGCGATGTCCGCACGCGACCAACGCATCCGCTCGACCAGTTCCACGACGTGGTCGACCAGCGCCGGGGGCAGCGCGGCCGGATGCTCGCTCACGGGCGGCTGATTCGGATCCGCATAGCGGCGCGATGCGCCACGTGCCTGCGCCGCGCGTTCAGCCGCATGATACAGGAATTGCTCAGATAGCTCGCCGTCAAGTGGCGCGCGAAAGCCGATTGAACAGGTCATGCACTCGCCCAGCGCGATGCCATCGTGCGCGATGTGCGGCGGCAGATAAAGCATGTCACCCGGCTCAAGAATCCAGTCCTCGCTTGGC
This region of Mycetohabitans endofungorum genomic DNA includes:
- a CDS encoding gamma carbonic anhydrase family protein, with amino-acid sequence MAIYKLGEDAPTIHESAFVADSATVIGQVVLAENTSVWFSAVLRGDNEPLTIGAGSNVQDGVVMHTDPGFALTIGTNVSIGHQAMLHGCTVHDNTLIGIQAVVMNGAVIGRHCLVGAGAVVTEGKTFADNSLILGAPARVVRQLDDDEIQALHKNARSYIERRQLFKENLVRIG
- a CDS encoding ferritin-like domain-containing protein — translated: MVESLIQPCLRQRALETLLLTDPRRKVDAVTALGAHWRSGGVVIDANRTLGEPPGVPGRPARPQRVAPERLERRSMHTEQGRAALLHALAHIEFNAINLALDAVWRFPALPEAFYRDWLTVAEEEAYHFTLLSDHLGTLGYVYGDFPAHDGLWEMAERTRADVLARIALVPRTLEARGLDASPPIRRKLEQAGDLAAARILDIILRDEIGHVRIGNHWFRWLCERAGIAPLSTYARLAREYRAPRLKGPFNVDARRAAGFDDAELAALNHPDALL
- the dapA gene encoding 4-hydroxy-tetrahydrodipicolinate synthase, with protein sequence MSQAMQATPIGGSIPAIVTPMLEDGALDLPALRALIDWHIEEGSDALVVVGTSGESATVSVEEHVLLVKTAVEHAARRIPIIAGAGGNSTAEAIELTRAAKEVGADASLQVVPYYNKPTQEGMYRHFRSIAEAVDLPVILYNVPGRTVADMSNETILRLAQVPGIAGVKDATGNIDRAAHLINAAPADFSIFSGDDPTAIALMLLGGHGNISVTANVAPRAMSELCRAAIAGDAKTARAIHLKLLSLHKHLFAESNPIPVKWALQQMGKIRGGIRLPLTPLADQHHETVRAALRDAGLTD
- a CDS encoding 3',5'-nucleoside bisphosphate phosphatase: MNADLHCHSTLSDGRLSPADVARRAADGGVQLWALTDHDEVRGIAQARAAAAALQMRYVTGVEISVTWASRTIHVVGLGIDEGNRALVDGLAVTRSGRQARAVEIGRRLAEVGIDHAYEGALRYVSNPDLISRTHFARFLVDAGYAVSTADVFTRYLAESKPGYVPHRWATLEDAMGWILGAGGVAVLAHPGRYQYTPLEFDTLLSTFKQLGGEAIEVVTGSHTPDQYREYAQVARRFGLQASRGSDFHAPSDGATELGTLPPLPSDLTPVWTRWL
- a CDS encoding tryptophan--tRNA ligase is translated as MFPDRIFSGMRPTGSLHLGHYHGVLKNWIKLQSEYPCFFCVVDLHALTTHYETPDVIENNVWEVLIDWLASGIDPAQATLFIQSRVQEHAELSLLLGMSTPLGWLERVPTYKEQIEKLRDKDLGTYGFLGYPVLMAADILLYRASLVPVGEDQVPHVEMTREIARRFNYLYGREPGFEDKANEAARKLGGKRSKLYHELRNAYQQEGDEEALEQARALLQESQSLSMSDRERLFGYLEGSRKIILVEPQVLLTEASRMPGLDGQKMSKSYGNTIGLREDKVSIEKKVRTMPTDPARVRRSDPGDPDKCPVWQLHQVYTDQPTHEWVQRGCRSAGIGCLECKQPVIEGILREQQPMLERAQKYMDDPSLLRAIVADGCDKARKLAHETMRDVREAMGLSYS
- a CDS encoding L-threonylcarbamoyladenylate synthase → MSQYFRIHPDNPQPRLIKQAAQIIDGGGVVALPTDSSYALACHLDDKAAVEQLRRIRGLDERRHLSLMVRDLSELATFAMVDNRQYRLIKSVTPGPYVFILQATKEVPRRLSHPSRKTIGLRMPDHAITLALLEALGQPVIASTLTLPGDDEPQNEPEAIRARLEKQLDLVIDGGACAAEPSTVIDLSGDEPMLVRVGCGPLEPFGLVR
- the bamC gene encoding outer membrane protein assembly factor BamC; this translates as MERFDFSARGLRVTVWAVAVLSLAGCDTLNDALAPDRVDYQNATSAPRLEVPADLKAAPLDQRYVAPSTTAGLGGQPMRATTPAGNTTEGVPTAQDPYGMHVEQDGTRRWLVVNGRTPDELWPQLKAFWKQSGFVLKTDSPATGIIETDWAENRAKIPGDWFRNSVGKLLDFVYSSGTRDRFRMLVERNANSNATVITISHTAREEVLTGRDQTSSRWVERPRDPKLEAAIYAQLMQKFGLTDKQAQQLIDGARYTGPKVEVAIGSAGASTIDLAESFDRAWWRVGLALDRTNFAVDNRDRERGLYYVRFNDPVQEIKREGLLGKLIYGGKPNAIGKVYRVNVRPKGDGATQVVVIDSSGQLDTSSDAQRLLAALHQQLN
- a CDS encoding MBL fold metallo-hydrolase, with amino-acid sequence MRFASLGSGSDGNSLLVEAQDGTTTTRVLLDCGFSARELERRLARLDVTLDALHAIVITHEHADHIGSALTVARRASIPLYMSWGTALAVGADDARGVEWRVLWAGETVGIGDLEWLPYTVPHDAREPLQFVFGDGQHRVGVLTDVGTSTPHIIQTLDGCDGLVLECNHDVRMLAQSRYPPSLKARVGGTHGHLNNDEAAAILAAIDRSKLRCIVAAHLSQQNNLPELARDALAAVLGASSAEVIVATQDDGFGWQAL
- a CDS encoding class I SAM-dependent methyltransferase codes for the protein MAICAASEWIRRWAHLVPRDGTVLDVACGSGRHVRWFAQRGHPVVALDRDAQALAALAELPTVRIVHADLEPNEDSAAWPFEAHQRFAAVVVTQYLHRPLFDNLTEALAPGGVLLYETFAQGHETLGRPSNPRFLLRSGELLEVARHAALRVVAFEDGFVAGPKPAFVQRLCAARESGSDVRDRETGSYDGPTRYDLPGQSATIPV
- a CDS encoding cupin domain-containing protein; this translates as MPVRPSPPAPRMLSRAVSTRISATSSAFVAPPHPDVPTPLLDGLTPAQFMRRYWQKKPLLVRQALLDIHSPVTRQCLFDLAQRDDVESRVIRQRALRGEMRWQLEHGPFERLPSTRQRHWTLLVQGVNLHVPAAHALMSQFRFLPDARLDDVMISYATDGGGVGPHFDSYDVFLLQLHGRRRWRIGAQRDLSLRPGLPLKVLQHFEPSEDWILEPGDMLYLPPHIAHDGIALGECMTCSIGFRAPLDGELSEQFLYHAAERAAQARGASRRYADPNQPPVSEHPAALPPALVDHVVELVERMRWSRADIAEFVGSYLSDPKSSVFFDPPVRALSRHAFVSRIIENGIELDPKTILLYDDTRYYLNGESATLIRSLRRTITTLADQRALPGKKFVTLSHHSSMTQLLYEWYRAGWIRIGEP
- a CDS encoding alpha/beta fold hydrolase, which produces MNASTSEFFTVRGVNLHVRCWGPDDAPVLFMLHGWMDVSASFQFVVDALSGNWRVIAPDARGFGLSDWPVQQHGGGHYGFHDYLADLDALLDWYASERPVNLVGHSMGANLACLYAGVRPHRVRRVVDLEGFGLPASNPAHAGARIEHWLDELRQPPTLKTYASLAEVAARLTKTNPRLAPSRAAFLAIHWSRQRTDGRFELLADPAHKLRGPLPYRLDEVMAVWARVSAKVLHVEAVDSPTLHALAGDVPISVFKARFRAFTHWQQKTIADAGHMLHHDQPERVAALIDAFCA
- a CDS encoding site-2 protease family protein, which produces MDSLVQTILVSALPLLFAITLHEAAHGIVARRFGDNTAYLMGRISLNPMRHIDPMGTILIPLMMLFATSGAFIFGYAKPVPVDFGRLRNPRWDSLWVALAGPACNLLQALAWACIAIGLRGFGVEEPFFVRMASAGVAVNLVLCALNLFPLLPLDGGRVLAALLPVRAAYRFAKIEPYGFFIVMALVMTRVLDTLWLRPLVNVGYDVVFGLLRPIVSLFSHV